In Nocardioides cavernae, a single genomic region encodes these proteins:
- a CDS encoding restriction endonuclease, producing the protein MITEHVPTDWRDLQRAVGDVLEECGFLVKVEHVLQTVRGATEVDVYAEEVIRGRKSIVLCECKHWKARVPQNVVHGFRTTMADTGANIGYIVGSSGFQAGAFAAVESTNVKLLTWTEFQAEFEHQWIDAHFVPQVGKRFDEFLRWTEPLPPTAGRPLTSSEAQQFWELWRSFQPLVALLMPFAPWMRLMGHDLEYPSLPLRGDKFAVLPKDVLQARGYRELFDRVDVHARAAVAALKAAAYAG; encoded by the coding sequence GTGATCACGGAACACGTCCCCACCGATTGGCGAGACCTGCAGCGCGCAGTTGGGGACGTACTGGAGGAATGTGGCTTCCTGGTCAAGGTAGAGCACGTCCTGCAAACCGTACGTGGCGCTACTGAGGTCGATGTCTACGCGGAGGAGGTGATTCGTGGACGTAAGAGCATCGTTCTTTGCGAGTGCAAGCACTGGAAGGCTCGTGTTCCCCAGAACGTCGTTCACGGGTTTCGAACAACGATGGCTGATACCGGCGCAAACATCGGCTACATCGTCGGCTCCTCCGGTTTCCAAGCAGGTGCCTTCGCTGCGGTCGAATCAACCAACGTCAAACTTCTGACCTGGACGGAGTTTCAGGCGGAGTTTGAACACCAGTGGATCGATGCGCACTTCGTGCCCCAGGTTGGCAAGCGCTTCGACGAGTTTCTCCGTTGGACTGAACCGCTCCCACCGACCGCCGGACGCCCACTCACATCCAGCGAGGCACAGCAGTTCTGGGAGCTCTGGCGCAGTTTCCAGCCGCTCGTTGCGTTGCTTATGCCATTTGCTCCTTGGATGAGGCTGATGGGCCACGACCTCGAGTACCCAAGCCTGCCGCTCAGGGGCGACAAGTTCGCAGTCCTGCCCAAGGACGTGCTTCAGGCGCGGGGATATCGTGAATTGTTCGATCGTGTCGACGTGCATGCGAGGGCTGCGGTCGCTGCTCTGAAGGCGGCTGCCTACGCCGGATGA
- a CDS encoding IPT/TIG domain-containing protein, translating into MAVNVKIDVNGNRYSGDKVNVRAGDKVTLSAVTAAAGAAAIDGTWKHEKEALKPAKDEAGEEQAGKVEITIGRNTAGKHIFTSKANTADKAEATLELVGEPDDEGRSSFWKGTGAVFGVLGMFTVLVGVTLFVPPDRFHVARSIVVGILTIAAMLVLADVAGRVTAGKSGLPALVKGADQRASTSKIQYLLWTLLLGFVLALVAAYAGLTDGSTFQCGESTTNFCIPGEEATWTPYLILLGVPAATAAVAKGIVSTKVSNGVLQKTEAQQPSLADVATNDAGNADLVDIQYLVFNLIAFVYVGAYFATNQTLPRVPDLLLGLTSAAAATYVLNKSLLNNKPTITSVTPSAIKPGDVLTVKGENLLVKDSDGKTPQTLSAKVAGIAATAKVFEEPSGSGHLTIQVPEGIATSTQTTPTVTVVTTANIETDGYPISLVPITVLGWSQTATQTRAPAAGADNAKLTVTGLPKKLELDEADWKTVRVIIGGMDSPGELTDDNEVTFDVPDGLVKGETEVKVAFQGRTSAVAKVPIA; encoded by the coding sequence ATGGCAGTGAACGTCAAGATCGACGTGAACGGGAATCGCTACTCGGGCGACAAGGTCAACGTCCGGGCAGGCGACAAGGTCACCCTGTCCGCCGTCACCGCGGCTGCCGGCGCGGCTGCGATCGATGGCACCTGGAAACACGAGAAGGAAGCGCTCAAGCCCGCCAAGGATGAGGCGGGCGAGGAGCAGGCGGGCAAAGTTGAGATCACTATCGGCAGGAACACCGCCGGCAAGCACATTTTCACCTCTAAGGCCAACACCGCCGACAAGGCAGAAGCCACCCTCGAGCTCGTCGGCGAACCGGACGACGAAGGACGGTCCTCCTTCTGGAAGGGCACAGGAGCCGTTTTCGGTGTGCTGGGCATGTTCACCGTGCTGGTCGGCGTCACGCTGTTCGTGCCACCGGACAGGTTTCACGTAGCGCGCAGCATCGTGGTCGGCATCTTGACGATCGCCGCCATGCTCGTCCTCGCAGACGTTGCTGGGCGCGTGACTGCCGGCAAGAGCGGACTGCCGGCTCTGGTTAAGGGAGCGGACCAGCGAGCTTCCACCTCCAAGATCCAGTACCTGCTGTGGACACTTCTCCTCGGCTTCGTCCTCGCCCTGGTAGCTGCTTACGCCGGGCTCACCGACGGCAGCACCTTCCAGTGCGGCGAAAGCACCACCAACTTCTGCATCCCGGGCGAGGAAGCCACCTGGACCCCGTATCTCATCCTTCTCGGCGTTCCCGCGGCCACTGCTGCGGTGGCCAAGGGGATCGTGTCCACGAAGGTTTCCAACGGCGTGCTGCAGAAGACAGAGGCACAGCAGCCGAGCCTTGCCGATGTTGCCACTAACGACGCCGGGAACGCCGATCTCGTCGACATCCAGTACCTGGTGTTCAACCTGATTGCGTTCGTCTACGTAGGCGCCTACTTCGCCACCAACCAGACGCTTCCGCGTGTTCCTGACCTCCTGCTCGGCCTGACCAGCGCAGCCGCCGCCACCTACGTGCTGAACAAGTCGTTACTCAATAACAAGCCGACGATCACCTCGGTCACCCCATCAGCGATCAAGCCTGGAGACGTCCTGACCGTGAAGGGAGAGAACCTGCTGGTCAAGGACTCCGATGGGAAGACGCCGCAGACCCTGTCCGCGAAGGTCGCCGGGATCGCCGCGACCGCCAAGGTGTTCGAGGAGCCGTCCGGCAGCGGCCATCTGACGATCCAGGTACCTGAGGGAATCGCGACATCCACCCAGACCACACCGACCGTGACCGTGGTGACAACCGCGAACATCGAGACGGACGGGTACCCGATCAGCTTGGTGCCGATCACGGTGCTTGGGTGGTCGCAAACCGCGACGCAGACACGTGCGCCGGCGGCAGGAGCGGACAACGCCAAGCTGACCGTGACGGGTCTGCCGAAGAAGCTCGAGCTCGACGAAGCCGACTGGAAGACAGTTCGGGTGATCATCGGCGGCATGGACTCGCCAGGCGAGCTCACCGACGACAACGAGGTGACCTTCGACGTGCCCGATGGCCTCGTGAAAGGTGAAACTGAGGTCAAGGTTGCGTTCCAGGGAAGAACGAGCGCGGTCGCCAAGGTCCCGATCGCCTGA